In Papio anubis isolate 15944 chromosome 20, Panubis1.0, whole genome shotgun sequence, the genomic window ccaaagtgctgggattacaggtgtgagcccctgcgccagCCCCTGCCTCAGTTTCGTCTGAGGAGGAAGGGGCTTTGGAAGCTGCTGGCTCCCTCTGCAGCGCCCCTTCTTCGGGGCTGAGCTTGGGGTCTGGGTCTGGTAGGGGTCCCAGCTCTGCTCACTCATCCTCTCCCCTGAACAGGGCTTCACCCCCATGACGGTGCCAGACCTTCTCCGAGGAGCAGTGTTTGTGAGTGAGGCCTCTGCTCCGCTCCCCTCACCCACCTGGGTGTCAGGCCCTGTCGTGGGTACCCGAGGCAGGGAGACCTGAGGAGACCGCCCTGGGGCCGGGCTGAGGGGGCCGGGCCATACCAAGGAGGCCAGGGTGGCTCCAGATGTGTGCGGGGGAGGAGCTGGGGTTGTGACTGTAAAACGAGAGAGGCCAGGGTTACCTGTCCCCTGACCCCTGTGGCCTGGCCGCCTCCCCCAGGAAGGCTGTGGGATGACACCAAATGCCAACCCATCCCACATTTACAACATCGACCCTGCTCGCTTCGAAGATGTCAACCTGGCTGGAACAgcggaggtggggcttgcaggtGAGGATTgggtggtgggtgggtggtggggaggagcAGGACGGATGTGGAAGGACAACTGGGAGCATCCAGGGAGCACTGGGGGTGACCACCTGCCCAGAGCAGCTCAGCAGCCCCAGGGCCAACGTGTACGGTTGTGTAGGTTGTTAACTGAACAGCAGTACAGTGACAGTCCAGCCCTGGGCCTTGACCTGGGGTTGCATCCACCAGAGGGAGTGCCTCTTACTCTCCCAAAGGCTTCCTCTGGGCACTGGCAGCCCTGGCTCACCCTGTGGTCTCTCCTCCCAGGCTACTTCATGGACCACGCCGTGGCCTTCAGGGACCTGCCAGTCAGGTGACACCTGGTTTCCCTAGACCCTGACCCTACTTGTGACAATCACTCTTCCCTCCTTGACCCGACTTTCCCTGCTCTCTGCCAGGATGGTTTGTTCCAGCACCTGCTACCGGGCAGAGACAAACACGGGACAGGAACCCCGGGGGCTGTACCGAGTACACCACTTCACCAAGGCTGGTGTCGCTGGGACTAAacggggctggggtgggggggtcACCCCGAGAGCTCAGAGCCTCCTGACTCCTGTGCCCTCTGTCCCAGGTGGAGATGTTTGGGGTGACAGGCCCCGGGTTGGAGCAGAGCTCACAGCTGCTGGAGGAGTTCCTGTCCCTTCAGATGGAGATCTTGACGGAGCTGGGCTTGCACTTCCGGTGCGGAGAGGGGCTGGGGTCCCAGGGATGGCAGGGGTCGGGTAGGGGAGGGATGAGGGGCTGGCTAGCTGCCCCTCGATCTGGAACCACCTCTCCAGCCCCCTCGTTGCCCCCATTTTCCTGTATAAGGATTACAGGAGCATATACAGGATCCCAGTCTGTCTGCCATGGGCCAGTGGCCCCTCACAGGACTGGAATAGAAGCAGGAACAGCACACAGTGTGCCAGAGTGGAGACCAGGCTTCTTTCCTCCTGCGCTCCCACTCTCTCTGGGCCACTGCCTCTTCTGTGTAGCCCAAGATGCTTTTTCACCTCCCAGCGGGAAGTGGGGGTGGGAAAAGGGGGAGCCAGAGGTTGTGACCTCCACTTCCTCTCACCCTGTCAGTCACACGCAGCTCTCAAGAGAGGCTGACAAATGTGGACTTCTTTTCTGGGCGACCCATTGTGAAAAACTGGGAGCATAGGCCGGCTGTGgggtctcacgcctgtaattccagcactttgagaggccatggcaggaggattgcttgaggccaggagttagagaccagcctgggcaacatagcgagagcTAGTCTTTacgttttttttttggtttttttttttgagacggagtctcgctctgtcgcccaggctggagtgcagtggccggatctcagctcactgcaagctccgcctcgcgggttcacgccattttcctgcctcagcctcccgagtagctgggactacaggcgcccgccacctcgcccggctagttttttgtatttttttagtagtgaattagtagagacggggtttcaccgtgttcgccaggacggtctcgatctcctgacctcgtgatccacccgtctcggcctcccaaagtgctgggattacaggcttgagccaccgcgcccagctacaacgttttttaaaattagccaggtatggtggcacacacctgtggtcccagctacttgggagactgaggcaggagaattgcttgaacccaggaagtggaggctacagtgagctgtggtcatgccactgcactctagcctgggcaacaaagtgagaccctgtctctaaaaaataaataaaggctgggcatggtggcttacacctataaccccaacactttgggagaccaaggcaggcggatcacctgaagtcaggagttcgagaccagcctggccaacatggtgaaaccccatctatactaaaaatataaaaattagtgggccgtggtggcacacacctgtaatcccatctactcaggaggctgagacaggagaatcacttgaacccgggaggtggaggttgcagtgagcgagatcacgccactacactccagtctgggcagcagaaccagactctgtctcaaaaaaaaaaaaagaaaaaaaacgagGGTGCCTAGAAGGTGCAAATGTGTGAATGGCCGCTGTGAACAGCCGGTGGACCCTGCCATGTGCCTTTCCTCCGCTCCCGTCAACCTCTTTTGTGCCTCCTCCTCCATATACAACCTTCACCATCACCACCCCTGGCCTCACAACTCTCTCCTTTGCCACGATCATCtcctcctttttatttgtttgttttttgagtagatgaggtctccctatgttgcccaggctggtctcaaactcctgggcttttTCCTGGTTTTTGGCTGCTTTCTCTTccattgtttccatttcttcctcctgctcctcctctcaCCCGCTGACCTTCCCCACGCCTTTGTCCTTGGCTGCAGGGTCCTGGACATGCCCACCCAGGAACTGGGCCTCCCTGCCTACCGCAAGTTTGACATTGAGGCCTGGATGCCAGGCCGAGGCCGCTTTGGAGAGGTGAGCCCTGTGCCACTGGGGACGGGGTGGGCAGGAGGACAGGCCTGCCCCCGATCCCTGGTCCACTCAGCCTGCCGCTCCTCCACGCCAGGTCACCAGTGCTTCCAACTGCACGGATTTCCAGAGCCGCCGCCTCCACATCATGTTCCAGACCGAGGCTGGGGAGCTGCAGTTTGCCCACACGGTGAGACCCACATAGCCTCCTGCCCGCGTGCCCTCGCCCGCAGCCTCTGCCACCCTaaacccacccaccttggctcctCCCCGGGCCCGGCTTGGGGTGGGCGCCTGGTTCCGAGCATGGCTGTCTTGCAGGTGAACGCCACCGCCTGTGCTGTCCCCCGCCTCCTCATCGCGCTCCTGGAGAGTAACCAGCAAAAGGTGAGGGGTGGAGGGTCCCACTAAGAGAGGCAGCTCAGTGCGGGGAAGGGCTGGGGCATCTGCAGTGTCCTGAGGTCTGCTCTGTCCCCAGGACGGCTCAGTGCTCGtgccccctgccctccagccGTACCTCGGCACCGATCGGATCACAGCCCCCACCCACGTGCCTCTCCAGTACATCGGCCCCAACCAGCGCCGGAAGCCTGGGCTGCCTGGCCAGCCTGCTGTAAGCTGAGAACCCACCCTCGGCAGCCCTAGAGGGCGTCACTGCTTCCTGGAGCTCAGGAGACCCCGGACACCTGGGACCTGTGTTCCTGAGCCTGTCCTGACATCTGCGTTCCTCCCGTCAGCTCCACGCCCAGGCCCCTGGACCCTGGGGTCCACCTCTCCTCTGTCTTTGCTGCCTCAGAGTCAGTCACTGAGCCTGTTATCATTGAGGGGTCCCAGTGGGAAACAGGACCTCTGGACTTGATGGTTCTAGGGACAGGAGAAGCAGAGGAAGAGgcctccatccctccttccttccctcccacagtgctgagcaAAAAGTCCCCAATAAATGGTCAGGACAAAGGCCTCTGTGGATCTGTGCACAAGGGAGATGCCCGGCTTTCCAGGAGCTGCTGGGCAGCTGCTCAGAGGCGCTGTCCTCAAAGGGTCTGTGGCTGCAAAGACCATGGCTGGAAGTGCCCAGCCACCCCCCAGTGCACGTGGAGGCTGGTCTGGGGGCCACCAGGGAGCTGAGAGGATGCCGaattctctccccttcctccggGACAACCCAGAACAGAGTCACCCTCTGAGGGTCCCTTTGAGCTGACCCCGGCCCCAGCCTCACCCCTCAGTCCCCGGCTCCCCACACAGCTGTCCCTTCTGCAGCTCCAGGTAGGTGCCCAGTGGGCATCGCAAACTCAGGGAAGCCACCTGGTCCTCTGATCACTTTGCCTGCACCGGCTCCTCCTCAGGCACGCCCATCCCAGGACATTTTCCTGGCTGCCCAGGCCATAACCCTTCAGGTTAGCCTCGACTTTTTTGTCATCCATATCCACTTCATTAGCAACCCTGGCAACAC contains:
- the SARS2 gene encoding serine--tRNA ligase, mitochondrial isoform X2 yields the protein MAASMARRLWPLLTRRGLWPHGGWISNGNPRRSFATEKRNRNLLYEYAREGYSALPQLDIEWFCACPEEAARALELRKGELRSADLPAIISTWQELRQLREQIRSLEEEKEAVTEAVRALLANQDSGEVQQVWLDPGAGSMFGPVFLPFPGQLSVLVEAQLEEQFYLQALKLPNQTHPDVPVGDESQAQVLHVVGDKPAFSFQPRGHLEIGEKLDIIRQKRLSHVSGHRSYYLRGAGALLQHGLVNFTFNKLLRRGFTPMTVPDLLRGAVFEGCGMTPNANPSHIYNIDPARFEDVNLAGTAEVGLAGYFMDHAVAFRDLPVRMVCSSTCYRAETNTGQEPRGLYRVHHFTKVEMFGVTGPGLEQSSQLLEEFLSLQMEILTELGLHFRVLDMPTQELGLPAYRKFDIEAWMPGRGRFGEVTSASNCTDFQSRRLHIMFQTEAGELQFAHTVNATACAVPRLLIALLESNQQKDGSVLVPPALQPYLGTDRITAPTHVPLQYIGPNQRRKPGLPGQPAVS
- the SARS2 gene encoding serine--tRNA ligase, mitochondrial isoform X1; its protein translation is MAASMARRLWPLLTRRGLWPHGGWISNGNPRRSFATEKRNRNLLYEYAREGYSALPQLDIEWFCACPEEAARALELRKGELRSADLPAIISTWQELRQLREQIRSLEEEKEAVTEAVRALLANQDSGEVQQDPRCQGLRARGREIRKKLSPLYPREAQLEEQFYLQALKLPNQTHPDVPVGDESQAQVLHVVGDKPAFSFQPRGHLEIGEKLDIIRQKRLSHVSGHRSYYLRGAGALLQHGLVNFTFNKLLRRGFTPMTVPDLLRGAVFEGCGMTPNANPSHIYNIDPARFEDVNLAGTAEVGLAGYFMDHAVAFRDLPVRMVCSSTCYRAETNTGQEPRGLYRVHHFTKVEMFGVTGPGLEQSSQLLEEFLSLQMEILTELGLHFRVLDMPTQELGLPAYRKFDIEAWMPGRGRFGEVTSASNCTDFQSRRLHIMFQTEAGELQFAHTVNATACAVPRLLIALLESNQQKDGSVLVPPALQPYLGTDRITAPTHVPLQYIGPNQRRKPGLPGQPAVS